The proteins below come from a single Paludibacter jiangxiensis genomic window:
- a CDS encoding PspC domain-containing protein, producing MKKTISINLNCTVFQIDEDAYQALSEYLDAVSKHLQEENGQSEIMTDIEARIAELFTERLNKSGQVVTIELVNDIIGIMGRPSDYGEEEPGTEEKKESTSTYYHSSSKRIYRDPEKALLGGVLSGFSIYLGIDVVWLRIIFALLVIFGVGTVIPIYLVLWIVIPKAETTAQRMEMQGIDVTIENIKAEANKVKERFQDYVKPENIDKKKEQIKAEAYRVKDNVEGYVRSNEFQHGVQEVGSTANRVARGFFKGLFAFIAGVVGLTGAIIVMGLVIALILSLIEPSWFFVHFPNEAVSACFLSTGNIAMVLVALLVLIGVPVYMLFYIAIKVLSGDAHLSSTSKWVALLLWLAGLFLLVSLSSQFAYLHWFTDLL from the coding sequence ATGAAAAAGACAATTTCTATCAATCTGAACTGTACTGTTTTCCAAATTGATGAGGATGCATATCAGGCTTTAAGTGAATATCTTGATGCTGTATCCAAGCACTTACAGGAAGAAAACGGACAGTCGGAAATTATGACTGACATTGAAGCCAGAATTGCCGAGCTCTTTACAGAACGGCTCAATAAATCAGGACAAGTGGTTACCATCGAACTCGTCAATGATATAATTGGGATAATGGGACGCCCTTCCGATTATGGAGAAGAAGAACCCGGAACGGAAGAAAAGAAAGAGTCAACTTCGACTTATTATCATTCATCCTCGAAACGCATTTACCGGGATCCCGAAAAAGCACTTTTAGGCGGTGTTTTAAGCGGATTTTCCATATACTTAGGAATTGATGTGGTATGGTTGAGAATTATTTTTGCTCTATTGGTTATTTTCGGAGTTGGAACCGTTATTCCTATCTATCTTGTCCTTTGGATTGTTATCCCCAAAGCAGAAACCACTGCTCAACGCATGGAGATGCAAGGCATTGATGTTACAATTGAAAACATAAAAGCTGAAGCCAACAAGGTAAAAGAACGGTTTCAGGATTATGTGAAACCCGAGAATATTGATAAAAAAAAAGAGCAAATCAAAGCTGAAGCCTACCGTGTAAAAGACAATGTTGAAGGATACGTACGATCAAACGAATTTCAGCACGGAGTTCAAGAGGTCGGTTCAACAGCAAACCGTGTTGCCCGGGGATTTTTCAAAGGCTTATTTGCTTTCATCGCAGGAGTTGTTGGCCTTACTGGTGCCATCATAGTTATGGGGCTGGTGATTGCATTAATACTCTCGCTTATTGAACCATCATGGTTTTTTGTCCATTTCCCGAATGAGGCTGTCAGTGCATGTTTTCTGAGTACCGGCAACATTGCTATGGTGCTTGTGGCTCTTCTGGTTTTAATCGGAGTCCCTGTCTACATGCTATTTTACATTGCCATAAAAGTGCTATCGGGCGACGCACATCTATCTTCTACTTCAAAATGGGTAGCTCTGTTGCTTTGGTTGGCCGGTCTGTTTTTATTGGTAAGCCTCAGTTCTCAATTTGCATATCTGCACTGGTTTACCGACTTACTGTAA
- the trmD gene encoding tRNA (guanosine(37)-N1)-methyltransferase TrmD yields the protein MRIDIITVLPELLESPLNHSIVKRAQDNGLVEIVVHNLRDYSQDKKHHRVDDYAFGGGAGMVMQVEPIFRAITALKEERDYAEIIYTSPDGEKFAQPLANRLSMGGDLLILCGHYKGIDQRVRDHLITKEISIGDYVLTGGELAAAVMTDAIVRLIPGAIGDEQSALSDSFQDNLLAPPVYTRPADFNGWKVPEILLSGHERKIHEWQFQQSMERTKRLRPDLLND from the coding sequence ATGCGCATTGATATTATCACAGTCCTTCCCGAATTATTAGAAAGTCCTCTGAATCATTCTATTGTAAAACGTGCCCAAGACAACGGTTTAGTTGAAATTGTGGTACATAACCTGCGTGATTATTCGCAGGATAAGAAGCATCACCGTGTGGATGATTATGCATTTGGCGGAGGAGCCGGAATGGTAATGCAGGTGGAGCCGATTTTCAGAGCAATCACAGCACTAAAGGAAGAACGCGACTACGCCGAGATAATTTACACTTCGCCGGATGGGGAAAAATTTGCGCAACCACTGGCCAACAGGCTTTCGATGGGAGGCGATTTACTCATCTTGTGCGGACACTATAAAGGCATTGATCAACGCGTAAGAGATCACCTGATTACCAAAGAAATATCCATCGGAGACTATGTATTAACGGGTGGCGAATTGGCAGCTGCGGTGATGACCGACGCTATCGTTCGCTTAATTCCAGGCGCTATCGGAGACGAACAATCTGCCCTTTCTGATTCATTTCAGGACAACTTACTGGCGCCACCGGTTTATACAAGGCCAGCTGACTTTAATGGCTGGAAAGTGCCGGAAATTCTGCTGTCGGGACATGAAAGAAAGATTCATGAATGGCAATTTCAACAGTCCATGGAAAGAACTAAACGCCTCAGACCGGATCTACTCAACGACTAA
- a CDS encoding DUF1294 domain-containing protein, producing MSQYVILYLGVVNVLSGILFFWDKRAARNGLRRVPEIRLHLFELMGGVFINWILMYTIRHKNKKFSYYAVTYLLLFLWIAVIMYRKNIFFINA from the coding sequence ATGAGTCAATATGTTATTCTATATTTAGGGGTCGTCAATGTGCTTAGCGGCATTTTGTTTTTCTGGGATAAAAGAGCTGCAAGAAACGGGTTAAGACGTGTTCCGGAAATCCGGTTACACCTTTTTGAATTAATGGGCGGAGTGTTTATCAACTGGATACTGATGTACACTATTCGTCATAAAAACAAGAAATTCAGCTATTACGCCGTTACATATCTCCTACTCTTTCTTTGGATAGCAGTAATAATGTACCGGAAAAATATTTTTTTTATAAACGCATAA
- the argC gene encoding N-acetyl-gamma-glutamyl-phosphate reductase — MIKTGIIGGAGYTAGELLRLLINHPEVEITFVHSGSNAGNKITAVHSGLLGETDLVFTDSLELLSAIDLLFFCTAHGDTKKFIDSHELPANLRIIDLSTDYRAKRDDHDFVYGLPELNREAIIKAQHIANPGCFATAIQLAVLPLAQNGSLNEVHVNAITGSTGAGVKPGSTTHFSWRNDNISVYKAFEHQHLAEITQSIKQLQSSFDAPINFIPVRGDFARGIFATVYTECDLTIEEAKKLYSDYYLGHPFTIIADSNPDLKQVINTNKCVLYLEKHGNKLLIISVIDNLLKGASGQAVHNMNLIFGLPENTGLKLKPLAF, encoded by the coding sequence ATGATAAAAACTGGAATAATTGGCGGTGCCGGTTACACAGCCGGAGAATTGCTCAGATTACTTATCAATCACCCGGAGGTGGAAATTACGTTTGTGCACAGCGGGAGTAATGCAGGAAATAAAATCACGGCTGTACACAGCGGTTTGCTCGGAGAAACCGATCTTGTTTTTACCGATAGTCTGGAATTGTTATCCGCGATCGACCTGCTCTTTTTCTGCACGGCACACGGTGACACAAAAAAATTCATAGACAGTCATGAATTGCCTGCAAACCTTAGAATCATTGACTTATCAACTGATTACCGGGCAAAAAGAGATGACCACGATTTTGTGTACGGACTCCCTGAACTTAACCGTGAGGCCATTATCAAAGCTCAACACATCGCCAATCCAGGATGCTTTGCTACTGCTATTCAGTTGGCTGTATTACCCTTAGCACAAAACGGCTCTTTGAACGAAGTGCATGTGAACGCCATTACGGGTTCTACAGGAGCCGGGGTTAAACCAGGTTCTACCACACACTTCAGTTGGAGAAACGACAACATTTCAGTTTACAAAGCATTCGAGCACCAACACCTTGCCGAAATAACGCAATCGATAAAGCAATTGCAATCATCATTTGACGCTCCGATTAACTTTATCCCTGTGCGCGGAGACTTTGCCAGAGGAATCTTTGCTACGGTTTATACAGAATGTGATCTTACTATCGAAGAAGCGAAAAAATTGTACAGCGATTATTATCTTGGCCATCCGTTTACCATTATTGCTGACAGCAACCCTGATTTGAAACAAGTAATCAACACCAATAAATGCGTGTTGTACCTGGAAAAGCATGGCAATAAACTGCTTATCATATCCGTAATCGACAATTTGTTGAAAGGAGCTTCAGGACAGGCTGTCCATAACATGAACCTTATTTTCGGGCTTCCCGAAAACACCGGACTTAAGCTCAAACCACTCGCTTTCTGA
- a CDS encoding Ig-like domain-containing protein, protein MLIACANRGMGPTGGPKDITPPVLLRSVPAVQQTNVTAKHIDLYFDEIVQLTNPSEKVVVSPAQIEPATIKAIGKRVSIVLNDSLKANTTYTIDFGGSLADNNEKNILKNFAFSFSTGASIDTMQIAGTVLDAHTLDPVANIIAGIHQNVNDSAFTHIPLLRVAKTSEKGTFSIKGVRNGKYRVFALNDQNGNFFFDQPAEGVAVYSNPVQTSFKMDVRNDTIRTDSAKIDTIMQVNYVRFLPDTLVLRYYKEEFSRQRLVKSERLTQDKITLFFGAKNDTLPVLKPLNFKWKQPPLLQRSIKNDTLSYWIKDTIAARMDTLKMALYYHKSDSVGNLIAATDTLLFKFHHPKKTSVTTNSKAGKETKKKIETWRINADLGQDVDVDKRIYFKFESPVVKIDSSMLHFYVKVDTLWKPAVIHLKRNDDVGLVYSMTYPWKPDTHYKLEMDSAMFTNWKGLVNDTYKQAFRVRALEEYSSLIVNLIPFVEHAVLELLNSKDEVIKTLKAKPTQNTFSYLLPGDYYLRMYIDANDNGHWDTGNYKLKRDPEQVYYFPSKITLRANWDIEQDWNPTEIPLDKQKPRELVKKPEKDSSGSR, encoded by the coding sequence TTGCTGATAGCTTGTGCCAACAGGGGGATGGGACCTACCGGTGGCCCCAAGGATATTACGCCTCCGGTTTTGCTGAGAAGTGTCCCTGCTGTGCAACAAACAAATGTGACAGCGAAGCATATTGATCTTTATTTTGACGAAATAGTTCAATTGACTAATCCGTCTGAAAAGGTAGTTGTTTCTCCGGCGCAGATTGAACCGGCAACGATTAAAGCTATTGGCAAAAGAGTGTCGATTGTTTTGAACGATTCTCTCAAGGCAAATACAACGTACACAATTGATTTCGGAGGATCGTTGGCTGACAATAATGAGAAGAATATCCTAAAAAATTTCGCATTTAGTTTTTCAACAGGTGCGTCTATTGACACGATGCAGATTGCTGGTACGGTTCTGGATGCTCACACGCTTGATCCTGTTGCGAATATTATTGCCGGGATTCATCAAAATGTAAACGATTCTGCGTTTACACATATTCCATTGTTGCGAGTTGCAAAAACCAGTGAAAAAGGAACTTTCTCAATCAAGGGGGTTCGTAACGGAAAGTACCGGGTATTTGCTTTGAATGATCAGAATGGTAATTTCTTCTTTGATCAGCCAGCCGAAGGTGTGGCGGTGTATTCCAATCCCGTTCAGACATCTTTTAAAATGGATGTGCGGAACGATACTATTCGAACAGACTCGGCTAAGATAGATACCATAATGCAAGTGAATTATGTCCGCTTCTTGCCGGATACGCTTGTTTTGCGCTATTACAAAGAAGAATTTTCGCGTCAGCGCTTAGTGAAGAGCGAACGATTAACCCAGGATAAGATAACACTCTTTTTTGGTGCTAAAAATGACACGCTTCCGGTTCTTAAACCATTGAATTTTAAATGGAAGCAGCCTCCATTGTTGCAACGTAGTATAAAAAATGATACTTTGTCTTATTGGATCAAAGATACAATTGCGGCTAGGATGGATACGCTTAAAATGGCATTGTATTATCACAAATCGGATTCCGTGGGCAACCTGATTGCTGCCACAGATACTCTTTTATTCAAATTTCATCACCCTAAAAAGACTTCTGTAACGACGAACAGCAAAGCGGGGAAAGAAACTAAGAAGAAAATTGAAACGTGGAGAATTAACGCCGATTTGGGGCAGGATGTAGATGTTGATAAACGCATTTATTTCAAATTCGAGTCGCCGGTGGTGAAGATCGATTCATCCATGCTTCATTTCTACGTTAAGGTGGATACGCTTTGGAAGCCTGCGGTCATTCATCTTAAACGGAATGACGATGTCGGACTTGTTTATTCTATGACGTATCCATGGAAACCTGACACACACTATAAACTGGAGATGGATTCGGCGATGTTTACCAACTGGAAAGGTCTGGTGAACGACACTTACAAGCAAGCCTTCAGAGTGAGGGCTTTGGAGGAATATTCCTCTCTAATTGTCAACCTTATACCTTTTGTTGAGCATGCTGTATTAGAACTTCTGAATAGTAAAGATGAAGTGATCAAAACCCTGAAAGCAAAACCGACCCAGAATACATTCAGTTATTTACTCCCTGGCGATTATTACTTGCGGATGTATATCGACGCAAATGATAACGGGCACTGGGATACCGGTAATTACAAGCTGAAGCGTGATCCGGAACAGGTCTATTATTTCCCGTCAAAAATCACGTTGCGGGCTAATTGGGATATTGAGCAGGATTGGAATCCAACAGAAATTCCACTTGATAAACAAAAGCCAAGAGAGCTTGTAAAGAAGCCTGAAAAAGATAGTAGCGGAAGTCGCTAA